Proteins from one Physeter macrocephalus isolate SW-GA chromosome 16, ASM283717v5, whole genome shotgun sequence genomic window:
- the PAFAH1B2 gene encoding platelet-activating factor acetylhydrolase IB subunit alpha2, translating into MSQGDSNPAAIPHAAEDIQGDDRWMSQHNRFVLDCKDKEPDVLFVGDSMVQLMQQYEIWRELFSPLHALNFGIGGDTTRHVLWRLKNGELENIKPKVIVVWVGTNNHENTAEEVAGGIEAIVQLINTRQPQAKIIVLGLLPRGEKPNPLRQKNAKVNQLLKVSLPKLANVQLLDTDGGFVHSDGAISCHDMFDFLHLTGGGYAKICKPLHELIMQLLEETPEEKQTTIA; encoded by the exons ATGAGCCAAGGAGACTCAAACCCAGCAGCCATTCCACATGCAGCGGAAGATATTCAAGGAGATGACAGATGGATGTCTCAG CACAACAGATTTGTCCTGGACTGCAAAGACAAAGAGCCGGATGTCCTGTTCGTGGGGGACTCCATGGTGCAGTTGATGCAGCAGTATGAG atatGGCGAGAGCTTTTTTCCCCACTTCATGCACTGAATTTTGGAATTGGGGGAGATACAACAAGACATGTTTTATGGAGACTAAAGAATGGAGAACTGGAGAATATTAAACCTAAG GTCATTGTTGTCTGGGTAGGAACAAACAACCATGAAAATACAGCAGAGGAAGTAGCAGGTGGAATCGAGGCCATCGTACAGCTTATCAACACAAGGCAGCCACAGGCCAAAATCATTGTATTG GGTTTGTTACCTCGAGGTGAGAAGCCCAACCCTTTGAGGCAAAAGAATGCCAAGGTGAACCAGCTCCTCAAGGTTTCCCTGCCGAAGCTTGCCAATGTTCAGCTCCTGGATACAGATGGGGGCTTCGTGCACTCGGACGGTGCCATCTCCTGCCACGACATGTTTGATTTTCTGCATCTCACAGGAGGGGGCTATGCAAAGATCTGCAAACCCCTCCATGAACTGATCATGCAATTGTTGGAGGAAACACCTGAGGAAAAACAAACCACCATTGCCTGA